The following proteins are encoded in a genomic region of Diabrotica virgifera virgifera chromosome 1, PGI_DIABVI_V3a:
- the LOC114329748 gene encoding uncharacterized protein LOC114329748 has translation MVKKLRISRYNRTVKMLEFHIEAKDPIDKNVEGTISAAKWTNGKWLSIPFIPYIPDICNFLFKNYPDQVSFMTTGFGDADRCPFPAGNHTLHNYPMVTKFEVNSLVPITGRFMFRVKLRKIPTKKLIYCIEGTTLQTTL, from the exons ATGGTGAAGAAACTCAGAATCTCAAGATACAATCGAACAGTTAAAATGTTGGAATTTCATATTGAGGCAAAAGATCCCATCGACAAAAATGTCGAG GGAACAATATCGGCAGCGAAATGGACGAATGGAAAATGGTTGAGTATTCCTTTCATTCCATACATACCGGACATATgcaattttctttttaaaaactaTCCTGATCAGGTGTCGTTCATGACGACAGGTTTCGGAGATGCTGACAGATGTCCATTTCCCGCA GGTAACCATACACTACACAACTATCCGATGGTTACGAAATTTGAAGTCAATAGTTTAGTACCAATAACTGGAAGATTCATGTTTAGAGTTAAATTGAGAAAAATACCAACTAAaaaacttatttattgtattGAAGGTACTACCCTACAAACAACACTGTAA